In Psychrobacter immobilis, a single genomic region encodes these proteins:
- a CDS encoding Re/Si-specific NAD(P)(+) transhydrogenase subunit alpha, translating into MKIGVISADIASESRVALTPDAVKKLRKLGFEVVIQSGAGQAAYYADELYQAAGADIANSSAEVVTQSQIITTVNDLPAAVTESLTTGQIVVGMLDPYRNSQLDTYAAKGVTAFAMELLPRTLSRAQNMDVLSSQANLAGYKAVLLAANEYSRPFPMFMTSAGTVKPAKVVILGVGVAGLQAIATAKRLGAVVEASDLRPTAREQVESLGGKWLDVPMSAEEAETAKSTGGYAWTPSEQYVKDQAAVVDKALSNADIVITTAQIPGRNAPRLVHGATLAKMKAGSVLIDMAAGTGGNVEGSVPDETITTANGVRIVGAANIPSQLAAQSSDLYANNLVNFITTLIAPAATDDAPATKLALNLDMEDEIQGALAVTHESQVRLAKR; encoded by the coding sequence ATGAAAATCGGTGTAATCAGTGCAGATATCGCGAGCGAGAGTCGCGTAGCGCTAACCCCAGACGCGGTCAAAAAATTGCGTAAGCTTGGGTTTGAAGTCGTCATACAGTCAGGTGCAGGTCAAGCAGCGTATTATGCTGATGAGTTGTATCAGGCTGCTGGTGCCGATATTGCCAATAGCAGCGCCGAGGTAGTCACCCAGTCTCAGATTATTACCACGGTGAATGACTTGCCTGCTGCGGTGACAGAGAGCCTAACAACGGGTCAGATCGTCGTTGGTATGCTCGACCCCTATCGTAATAGCCAGCTAGATACTTATGCGGCTAAAGGCGTTACTGCCTTTGCCATGGAGCTATTACCACGCACCTTGTCGCGCGCACAAAATATGGATGTATTGTCTTCACAAGCCAACCTTGCTGGTTATAAAGCAGTACTACTAGCTGCCAACGAATATTCGCGTCCGTTCCCGATGTTTATGACCTCAGCCGGTACGGTTAAACCTGCCAAAGTCGTCATTTTAGGTGTCGGTGTTGCAGGTTTGCAAGCCATTGCAACGGCGAAGCGTTTAGGCGCCGTCGTTGAAGCCAGTGATTTACGTCCGACTGCTCGTGAGCAAGTAGAGTCATTAGGTGGTAAGTGGCTTGATGTGCCGATGAGTGCAGAAGAAGCTGAGACAGCTAAGTCCACAGGTGGTTATGCTTGGACACCATCGGAGCAATATGTCAAAGACCAAGCAGCAGTGGTTGACAAAGCATTAAGCAATGCTGATATTGTCATCACGACTGCGCAAATTCCTGGTCGTAACGCACCACGCTTGGTGCACGGAGCCACGCTTGCCAAAATGAAAGCCGGTTCAGTGCTGATCGATATGGCAGCTGGCACGGGCGGCAACGTCGAAGGCAGTGTGCCTGATGAAACCATCACCACGGCCAATGGCGTGCGTATTGTTGGGGCGGCCAACATCCCATCGCAACTGGCAGCACAGTCTTCAGATTTATATGCCAATAACCTTGTTAACTTTATCACAACCTTAATTGCTCCTGCCGCTACAGATGACGCTCCAGCAACTAAACTGGCACTGAACTTAGATATGGAAGATGAGATTCAGGGCGCACTGGCAGTGACGCATGAGAGTCAGGTACGCCTCGCTAAGCGCTAG
- a CDS encoding 23S rRNA (adenine(2030)-N(6))-methyltransferase RlmJ — MNYKHAYHAGNFADVVKHILLVQLLNQLGQKNKPFYVLDAYGGRGLYSLSSEEARKTGEAKGGIQALLNANTDKAPAAVKDYMEGIKQARFTYDNKVYPGSPWWVAHHIEKNPDAGVRGEAFEAKASEYDALNYQLHKLPIGIQHRDAFEGITAVIPPKEKRGLIFLDPPYEQEHKDFTRLINLLVAAYNKWPQGTYALWFPIKNVEAVELFYKKLKRTEMRRQLVCELNIYPNDVAVGLNGTGLLVINPPWQFDNHAREILRFLQPALKVADAPDLTPDSATNVRWLVGE; from the coding sequence ATGAACTATAAACACGCCTACCACGCTGGTAACTTTGCTGATGTGGTTAAACACATTTTATTGGTACAACTCCTTAATCAATTGGGGCAAAAAAACAAACCTTTTTATGTGCTTGATGCTTATGGTGGTCGCGGACTGTATTCACTGAGCAGTGAAGAAGCGCGCAAGACAGGTGAGGCCAAAGGTGGTATCCAAGCGTTACTAAATGCCAATACCGACAAGGCACCCGCTGCTGTCAAAGATTATATGGAAGGCATTAAGCAAGCGCGTTTCACTTATGACAATAAAGTCTATCCTGGTTCTCCTTGGTGGGTTGCCCATCATATCGAGAAAAATCCAGATGCAGGCGTGCGCGGTGAAGCTTTTGAAGCCAAAGCTAGCGAATATGATGCGCTAAATTATCAGTTGCACAAGTTACCCATTGGTATACAGCATCGTGATGCCTTTGAAGGTATTACCGCCGTTATTCCGCCAAAAGAAAAGCGTGGTCTGATTTTTCTTGATCCGCCTTATGAGCAAGAGCACAAAGATTTTACACGCCTTATAAATTTACTCGTTGCTGCTTATAATAAATGGCCACAAGGCACTTATGCGCTTTGGTTCCCTATTAAGAACGTTGAAGCCGTTGAATTGTTTTACAAAAAACTGAAGCGTACTGAAATGCGCCGCCAGTTGGTTTGTGAGCTGAATATTTATCCAAATGATGTGGCGGTTGGTCTTAACGGTACAGGTTTACTGGTCATCAATCCACCTTGGCAATTTGATAATCATGCACGTGAGATATTACGCTTCTTACAGCCTGCATTAAAAGTGGCTGATGCTCCAGACTTAACGCCTGATAGCGCAACCAATGTACGCTGGCTAGTCGGCGAATAA
- a CDS encoding NAD(P)(+) transhydrogenase (Re/Si-specific) subunit beta: protein MIAANADWFYLIGAILFVLTLRGLSSPKTAIRGNRFGMVAMAIAVATTFFLAEGPVLWLIVGAMVLGAIVGMWKAKTVAMTQMPETVALMHSFVGLAAVAIALATVLHTEQQHGTVARLELFIGCFIGAITFSASVFAFGKLAAKSWAKTLVGGWVKPVQAILFIAMIGFGIVYFMTDSLPAFYAMAVLAVVFGWMWIAPIGGGDMPVVVSLLNSFSGWAAAGIGFTLGNSMLIIAGSLVGSSGAILSYIMCKAMNRSLLNVLFGGMGTAAVAAGGDDGAPKNYKAGSAEDAGFLMANASNVVIVPGYGMAQGRAQNAVKELYELLKEEGVNVRFAIHPVAGRMPGHMNVLLAEADVPYDDILEMDEINSDFASTDVVLVIGANDVVNPSAKEDPTSPIFGMPILEVTKAQTVMVIKRSMSTGYAGLDNSLFYMDKTMMIFGDAKKMVEEMVRSINGAH, encoded by the coding sequence ATGATTGCAGCCAATGCTGACTGGTTTTATCTAATCGGTGCCATTCTTTTTGTCTTGACCTTACGTGGTCTATCTAGCCCAAAAACCGCCATTCGTGGTAACCGTTTTGGTATGGTGGCCATGGCGATTGCCGTTGCAACGACATTCTTCTTAGCGGAAGGCCCTGTGCTTTGGTTGATTGTTGGTGCCATGGTGTTAGGTGCTATCGTCGGTATGTGGAAGGCAAAAACGGTCGCAATGACTCAGATGCCAGAAACGGTTGCTTTAATGCATTCATTCGTTGGTTTGGCAGCTGTTGCCATTGCTCTAGCAACGGTACTTCATACTGAACAACAACATGGTACGGTTGCCCGTTTAGAATTGTTCATCGGTTGCTTTATTGGTGCGATTACTTTCTCAGCGTCTGTCTTCGCCTTTGGTAAATTGGCAGCGAAGAGTTGGGCCAAAACATTGGTCGGCGGCTGGGTCAAACCCGTGCAAGCTATCTTGTTCATTGCGATGATTGGCTTTGGTATCGTCTACTTTATGACTGATTCATTGCCTGCTTTCTACGCGATGGCAGTACTGGCGGTGGTATTCGGTTGGATGTGGATTGCCCCAATCGGCGGCGGCGACATGCCAGTCGTTGTGTCTTTACTGAACTCGTTCTCTGGTTGGGCGGCGGCCGGTATTGGTTTTACCCTCGGCAACTCGATGCTCATTATCGCCGGTTCGCTCGTTGGTTCGTCAGGTGCAATCTTGTCTTATATCATGTGTAAAGCCATGAACCGCTCATTACTTAACGTATTGTTCGGTGGAATGGGTACGGCAGCTGTGGCAGCAGGTGGCGATGATGGTGCACCAAAGAATTATAAAGCTGGTTCAGCAGAAGATGCTGGCTTCTTGATGGCCAATGCCAGCAACGTGGTGATCGTACCGGGTTATGGTATGGCGCAAGGCCGTGCACAGAATGCGGTAAAAGAGCTATATGAGCTATTAAAAGAAGAAGGTGTCAATGTTCGCTTTGCGATTCATCCGGTCGCTGGTCGTATGCCAGGACACATGAACGTGCTATTGGCTGAAGCGGATGTGCCGTACGATGACATCCTTGAGATGGATGAGATCAACTCAGACTTCGCCAGTACGGATGTGGTCTTGGTCATCGGTGCCAATGACGTGGTCAACCCTTCTGCAAAAGAGGATCCAACGTCGCCAATCTTTGGTATGCCCATCTTGGAAGTGACCAAAGCTCAAACAGTGATGGTTATCAAACGTTCGATGAGCACGGGTTATGCAGGGCTTGATAACAGCTTGTTCTACATGGACAAAACTATGATGATCTTTGGTGATGCCAAGAAAATGGTAGAAGAGATGGTACGTAGTATCAATGGTGCTCATTAA
- a CDS encoding 2OG-Fe(II) oxygenase — translation MTEIISNLDVTKLVIDHPIGEDNPPLLFPHSDDPSQKPLTQRVLQQSDFDISWQDKLTDTQLDTFVDDGWIIIDEIFETKALLALQAESGFIDYRDAELTAGIRVSDIRGDRIRWITENFFAGFYYLQSINALASLFNRSLFAGIRHSEAHYACYPVGFGYQWHSDNPAGRDERVISAVFYLNDEWEPTDGGALEIIDKHGVHHNVMPVANRLVIFDSDLQHQVQIAHRQRYSIATWMRRDGLVPFVEDNI, via the coding sequence ATGACAGAGATTATTAGCAATCTTGATGTGACAAAGTTGGTGATTGATCATCCGATAGGAGAAGATAATCCACCATTATTATTTCCTCATAGCGACGACCCAAGCCAAAAACCACTGACTCAGCGCGTATTACAACAGTCTGATTTCGATATCAGTTGGCAAGATAAGCTGACTGATACACAACTGGATACATTCGTTGATGATGGTTGGATCATTATTGATGAGATCTTTGAAACGAAAGCGCTGTTAGCCTTGCAAGCAGAGAGTGGTTTTATTGACTATCGTGATGCAGAACTGACGGCTGGGATTCGTGTCAGTGATATTCGCGGTGATCGCATCCGCTGGATTACGGAAAACTTCTTTGCTGGGTTTTATTATTTGCAAAGTATCAATGCGCTTGCTAGCTTATTTAATCGCAGTTTATTTGCCGGTATTCGCCACAGTGAAGCGCATTATGCTTGCTATCCGGTGGGGTTTGGCTATCAATGGCATAGTGACAATCCAGCTGGGCGTGATGAACGCGTTATCTCTGCGGTGTTTTATCTCAATGATGAATGGGAACCAACTGACGGCGGCGCACTAGAAATCATTGATAAACATGGCGTTCATCATAACGTCATGCCTGTCGCCAATAGATTGGTGATATTTGACAGTGACCTACAACATCAAGTACAAATTGCCCATCGGCAGCGTTATTCTATCGCTACGTGGATGCGCCGTGATGGTTTGGTGCCTTTTGTTGAAGACAATATTTAA
- the pssA gene encoding CDP-diacylglycerol--serine O-phosphatidyltransferase: MTNVQSPKDESNHPPLNDGLLQDSAAAQPPFVDEHDFNIRLADNESYDGLTFEVIEAEVAEGQRVVSRGVYLAPNLITTLSLLSGFYSILASTQGEFYKASLAIFLSAILDGADGRVARMLNAQSPFGEQYDSLADMLAFGVAPAILVYSFALQPLGRIGLGCAFVFTACAAFRLARFNVQVGIVDKKYFVGLASPLAAILVTAAVMVAVDHNEWVGQYDTAVIFLFAAWVVICGLLMVSNVKYYSFKEFDKKKVPFVVLIIGVLVMSIVLYDIPVGILAIGIIYALSGIVTTIKAKANF; this comes from the coding sequence ATGACTAACGTGCAATCACCTAAAGACGAATCAAATCATCCGCCTCTAAATGATGGATTGTTACAAGACAGCGCAGCCGCCCAGCCGCCCTTTGTCGATGAGCATGATTTCAATATTCGCTTAGCGGATAATGAGAGTTATGATGGCTTGACCTTTGAAGTGATTGAAGCAGAAGTTGCTGAAGGGCAGCGAGTAGTCAGTCGCGGTGTCTATTTAGCGCCAAACCTAATTACAACCTTGTCACTGCTATCTGGCTTTTATTCGATTTTAGCCAGTACGCAAGGCGAGTTCTACAAAGCTTCTTTAGCCATCTTTTTGTCCGCTATTCTCGACGGTGCTGATGGGCGAGTGGCGCGTATGCTTAATGCGCAAAGCCCCTTTGGCGAGCAATATGATTCGCTTGCCGATATGCTGGCTTTTGGTGTTGCACCAGCGATCTTAGTTTATAGTTTTGCGCTACAGCCGTTAGGTCGCATTGGCTTGGGCTGTGCGTTTGTCTTTACCGCCTGTGCCGCCTTCCGTCTCGCACGTTTTAACGTTCAGGTCGGTATTGTTGATAAAAAATACTTTGTCGGTTTGGCCAGTCCACTTGCTGCTATATTAGTAACGGCAGCCGTTATGGTCGCTGTTGACCATAATGAATGGGTTGGGCAGTACGATACGGCAGTCATATTCTTATTTGCTGCTTGGGTGGTGATTTGTGGTTTACTGATGGTTAGTAATGTCAAATACTATAGCTTTAAAGAGTTTGATAAAAAGAAAGTACCTTTTGTAGTTCTAATAATTGGTGTGTTGGTTATGAGTATTGTGCTCTATGATATACCTGTTGGTATCTTGGCGATTGGTATTATTTATGCGTTATCGGGTATTGTTACGACGATTAAAGCAAAAGCAAATTTTTAG
- the dapE gene encoding succinyl-diaminopimelate desuccinylase, which produces MSDFNKQTIHQQQNHQQQTLDLSIALLERPSVTPDDDGCQDILSERLSQAGFDCEFMYFGDRDQSGEHAEVKNLWARRGTTDPVICFAGHTDVVPTGDESNWTYPPFTPTIADGYLWARGAADMKTGIAAFTVAAERFVANYPKHNGSIAFLITSDEEGPSINGTVKVIETLEARNEKITYCLVGEPSSTDTLGDIIKNGRRGSLGAELTVTGKQGHVAYPHLACNPIHATMAALAELTAATWDSGNDYFPATSLQISNINGGTGATNVIPETLRVIFNFRFSTETTEDELKAKTHAIFDKYFTNSKASYDIHWKLSGQPFLTPEGKLVSACQKAIKKVTDTDTTLSTSGGTSDGRFIAPTGAQVVELGVRNATIHQVDEKVEVDDLGKLAQIYEGILENLLLN; this is translated from the coding sequence ATGTCGGACTTTAATAAACAAACCATCCATCAACAACAAAACCATCAGCAGCAAACGCTAGATTTAAGTATTGCGCTACTTGAACGCCCTTCAGTGACACCAGATGATGATGGCTGTCAAGATATCTTGTCAGAACGATTATCACAAGCTGGGTTTGACTGCGAATTTATGTATTTTGGCGATAGAGATCAAAGCGGCGAACATGCTGAAGTCAAAAATCTATGGGCGCGCCGTGGTACCACTGATCCAGTTATTTGTTTTGCTGGTCATACCGACGTTGTGCCTACGGGTGATGAAAGCAATTGGACGTATCCGCCATTTACGCCAACCATCGCTGATGGTTACCTATGGGCTCGCGGTGCAGCTGACATGAAAACGGGGATTGCGGCTTTTACCGTCGCTGCCGAGCGTTTCGTCGCTAATTATCCTAAGCACAATGGTTCTATTGCTTTTTTAATCACCTCAGATGAAGAAGGCCCGTCTATTAATGGCACGGTCAAAGTCATAGAGACCTTAGAAGCCCGCAATGAAAAAATCACTTATTGTCTTGTTGGCGAACCATCGAGCACGGATACGCTCGGCGATATCATTAAAAACGGTCGCCGCGGCTCATTGGGTGCGGAACTTACGGTCACTGGCAAACAAGGTCATGTTGCATATCCACATTTAGCTTGCAACCCTATTCATGCAACGATGGCAGCTTTGGCAGAACTGACTGCCGCTACTTGGGATAGTGGCAATGACTACTTCCCTGCGACTTCACTGCAAATCTCTAATATCAATGGCGGTACAGGCGCCACCAACGTCATTCCTGAGACGTTAAGAGTTATCTTCAACTTCCGCTTTTCAACGGAAACCACTGAAGATGAGCTAAAAGCAAAAACGCATGCTATCTTTGACAAATACTTTACTAATAGTAAGGCCAGTTATGATATCCATTGGAAATTATCTGGTCAGCCGTTTTTGACCCCTGAAGGTAAATTGGTTTCTGCCTGTCAAAAAGCGATCAAAAAGGTAACTGATACTGACACGACACTATCTACATCAGGCGGTACATCTGATGGACGCTTTATTGCACCAACGGGTGCACAAGTCGTTGAGCTTGGTGTAAGAAATGCGACGATTCACCAAGTTGATGAAAAGGTAGAAGTCGATGACTTAGGCAAGCTTGCGCAGATTTATGAAGGGATTTTAGAGAACCTGCTACTAAATTAA
- the iscX gene encoding Fe-S cluster assembly protein IscX, with amino-acid sequence MTPQKLKWTDSLDIAIELYEKFPETDPQYIRFTDLHRWVTELEGFDDDPQKSNEGILEAIQMNWIDEAD; translated from the coding sequence ATGACCCCGCAAAAATTAAAATGGACAGACAGCTTAGATATCGCTATTGAGCTGTATGAGAAGTTTCCAGAGACCGACCCGCAGTACATCCGTTTTACTGATTTACATCGCTGGGTGACTGAGCTTGAAGGTTTTGATGATGATCCACAAAAATCAAACGAAGGTATCTTAGAAGCGATTCAGATGAATTGGATTGATGAAGCAGATTAG
- a CDS encoding acyl-CoA thioesterase: MNMLIRFFIMVSLLKQQLKQQSVSERLSIELLIAPTVRHYRVLPHDMGFRDHLPNYRYLSFIELNITRWLMTCCHQKGIKPLNWVIAMQEMVYLKEIKFLDKMTVSSTLTGWDKKYVYFETRFFVKNQLMGVGMTKFILTNKKGKCAPEILDMIGERLNEVIDSWNQHQVAIKSAKSAETSKTTSAA; encoded by the coding sequence ATGAATATGTTGATACGCTTTTTTATTATGGTCAGTTTGCTAAAACAGCAACTCAAGCAGCAATCAGTGAGTGAGCGGCTGAGTATTGAGCTCTTGATTGCACCGACGGTTCGTCACTATCGAGTATTACCGCATGACATGGGCTTTCGCGACCACTTGCCTAATTATCGTTATTTGTCTTTTATTGAGCTAAACATTACTCGCTGGCTGATGACGTGCTGTCATCAAAAAGGTATTAAGCCATTAAATTGGGTTATCGCCATGCAAGAAATGGTTTATTTAAAAGAAATTAAATTTTTAGATAAAATGACGGTGAGTAGCACTCTTACGGGCTGGGATAAAAAATACGTTTATTTTGAAACGCGCTTTTTTGTAAAAAACCAGTTGATGGGCGTTGGTATGACTAAGTTTATATTGACCAATAAAAAAGGCAAATGTGCGCCAGAGATATTGGATATGATAGGTGAGCGGTTGAATGAGGTCATTGATTCTTGGAATCAGCATCAAGTGGCGATTAAATCTGCCAAGTCTGCTGAAACGAGTAAAACAACAAGTGCGGCATAA
- a CDS encoding GyrI-like domain-containing protein, protein MTSQIKELPEAITCKGISVRTTNNAEISEDTAKLGRLWQKFYQNHASDLPKGEDIYGVYHNYESDDLVGAFDVVASWKVASEQEPSDSEDMSKAANLVTVDIPAGKYLVFSEQGRMPYTVMNAWEKAWTYFNDRSCEHTRTFDVDFEHYIGGNLEYGQVDLYIGIE, encoded by the coding sequence ATGACTTCACAAATTAAAGAGTTACCTGAAGCAATAACTTGTAAAGGTATTAGCGTTCGTACGACCAATAACGCTGAGATTAGCGAAGACACGGCGAAACTGGGTCGTTTATGGCAAAAGTTTTACCAAAATCATGCCAGTGATCTGCCTAAAGGCGAAGACATTTATGGTGTCTATCATAACTATGAGAGCGATGATTTGGTCGGCGCTTTTGACGTGGTTGCCAGTTGGAAAGTAGCCAGTGAGCAAGAGCCATCAGACAGTGAAGATATGTCTAAGGCTGCAAACCTAGTAACAGTAGATATTCCTGCAGGAAAGTATTTGGTATTCTCTGAGCAGGGTAGAATGCCATACACGGTGATGAATGCTTGGGAAAAGGCTTGGACCTATTTTAATGATCGCAGCTGTGAACATACCCGAACTTTTGATGTCGATTTTGAGCATTATATCGGTGGTAATCTAGAGTATGGTCAAGTTGATCTCTATATTGGTATTGAGTAA
- a CDS encoding glucosamine inositolphosphorylceramide transferase family protein, whose amino-acid sequence MKKIRLGILVEEETLAWYKFKPLKSLVDEGKVEVCIAVQRDKKQASHMSRLSKVIPSINQKLFSFLSRNKSNTKRYSIHDLVANGTMPIVISVVNQDKIYDEIEDSVIEKLEAANLDYLVKFGFRTLAGRILSVSKKGILLFRYGDETKQRRGSALYWQFAEQWENSVVTLHLLNERLNGDKVVGRGYGSLFYWDYNLTEHKLNGVAASILYWYFHKNKIGVKNGNSTNLMLDDAIYEEPQQLTAIRHLMSFFKNYTIKTFYKSLYHNNWSILIGSIDQSMQTYTELLPEKGCFWADPFYIERDSRRYIFFESLNYKEGIGRIEWVELDEHHQVINSGPVDLGISSHLSFPNVFEHEDAVYMIPEAAKTNCINLLKATDFPQKWEKVHELVSGVQAADSAVIEHNGIWYLFTTHGSISVLTMDLELHIYTSDKLESDNWTIHPSAPLKIDVRGSRLAGALFKRDGQLFRTAQDGTIRYGRRVALYLVEELTPTSYKETFVHYIEPNWENEIDRLHTYNVYDQTVVLDVSRDKLRFTV is encoded by the coding sequence ATGAAAAAAATTAGGCTTGGGATTCTTGTAGAAGAGGAAACATTGGCATGGTATAAGTTCAAACCATTAAAATCTCTCGTCGATGAAGGCAAGGTTGAGGTTTGTATTGCTGTCCAACGGGATAAAAAACAAGCATCTCACATGTCTCGTCTGTCCAAAGTTATTCCTTCCATTAATCAAAAGTTATTTTCTTTTCTTTCTCGAAATAAGAGTAATACCAAGCGTTATTCTATTCATGACTTGGTGGCTAATGGTACGATGCCCATCGTAATATCAGTAGTAAATCAGGATAAAATTTATGATGAGATTGAGGATTCAGTGATTGAGAAACTTGAAGCCGCCAATCTAGATTATCTGGTCAAATTTGGTTTTCGAACCTTAGCAGGGAGAATTCTGAGTGTTTCAAAAAAAGGTATTCTCTTATTTCGTTACGGCGATGAAACCAAACAAAGACGCGGATCAGCATTGTATTGGCAGTTTGCCGAACAATGGGAGAATAGTGTAGTCACGCTACATCTGTTAAATGAGCGTCTTAATGGTGATAAAGTCGTTGGGAGAGGGTATGGCTCTTTATTTTACTGGGACTATAATTTAACCGAGCATAAATTAAATGGTGTCGCAGCATCTATATTGTATTGGTATTTCCATAAAAATAAAATTGGCGTTAAAAATGGAAATTCGACGAATTTAATGCTTGACGATGCAATTTATGAAGAACCCCAGCAACTGACTGCCATACGGCATTTGATGAGTTTTTTTAAAAACTATACGATAAAGACTTTCTATAAGAGTCTTTATCACAATAACTGGAGTATTTTGATTGGTTCTATTGATCAGTCGATGCAAACATATACTGAGCTATTGCCTGAAAAAGGATGTTTTTGGGCTGACCCTTTTTATATTGAGCGAGATTCAAGGCGTTATATATTTTTTGAGAGCTTAAATTATAAAGAAGGTATCGGCCGTATAGAGTGGGTGGAACTGGATGAGCACCATCAAGTTATCAATTCTGGACCAGTCGATTTAGGTATTAGCTCTCATTTAAGCTTTCCTAATGTATTCGAGCATGAAGACGCTGTATATATGATTCCAGAAGCCGCCAAGACCAATTGTATCAACCTATTAAAAGCGACGGATTTTCCGCAGAAGTGGGAAAAAGTTCATGAATTGGTGTCTGGGGTTCAGGCAGCAGATAGTGCCGTTATTGAGCACAATGGCATATGGTATCTTTTTACCACGCATGGTTCAATTTCAGTCCTTACAATGGATTTGGAATTGCATATTTATACGTCTGATAAGTTGGAGTCAGATAACTGGACCATTCATCCCTCGGCGCCTTTAAAAATTGACGTGCGTGGGTCACGATTAGCAGGTGCATTATTTAAGAGAGATGGTCAGCTGTTTCGTACGGCTCAAGATGGCACTATTAGGTATGGGCGTAGAGTGGCTTTGTATCTGGTAGAAGAGTTGACACCGACATCTTACAAAGAAACCTTTGTGCATTATATCGAACCCAATTGGGAAAACGAGATCGATCGTCTTCATACCTATAACGTATATGATCAAACTGTCGTACTTGATGTCTCAAGAGATAAGTTGCGCTTTACCGTATAA
- the yaaA gene encoding peroxide stress protein YaaA, whose translation MYFLLSPAKSLNEKDAVPVNLDKYYSQPELIEHAQALMKNLKSKEPIDLQELMGISDDLAQLNAKRNQEWRWSNDKPFTLGNAKPAGYLFDGDVYTGLDMYHMDKDTAIYVNKHLGILSGLYGVLKPLDLIQPYRLEMGTKLKNERGDNLYEFWGEEVTAIINARMADSDDKILINLASNEYFKVVKKKALNAEVITPRFEDEKNGQYKVISFYAKKARGLMVKYAADNKLTNAEQLKQFDLAGYYYCEAASDDKTWTFRRDAASQ comes from the coding sequence ATGTATTTTTTACTTTCCCCTGCCAAATCTTTAAATGAGAAAGATGCGGTGCCAGTGAACTTAGACAAATATTATAGTCAACCAGAGCTCATCGAACATGCACAAGCATTGATGAAAAACTTAAAATCGAAAGAACCGATTGATTTACAAGAACTGATGGGCATCTCTGATGATTTGGCACAGCTCAATGCCAAGCGCAATCAAGAGTGGCGTTGGAGCAACGATAAGCCCTTTACTTTAGGCAATGCCAAACCTGCAGGTTATCTATTCGATGGCGATGTTTATACTGGACTTGATATGTATCATATGGATAAAGACACCGCCATTTACGTCAATAAGCATCTGGGTATCTTGTCTGGATTATATGGCGTACTGAAACCGCTCGATTTAATTCAGCCCTATCGTTTAGAGATGGGTACCAAACTGAAAAATGAACGTGGCGATAACCTTTATGAGTTTTGGGGCGAGGAAGTAACTGCCATTATTAATGCACGTATGGCAGATAGTGATGATAAGATTTTGATTAATCTGGCGTCAAATGAATATTTCAAAGTGGTCAAGAAGAAAGCGCTGAATGCGGAAGTTATCACGCCACGATTTGAAGATGAAAAGAATGGTCAATACAAAGTGATTAGCTTCTATGCCAAAAAAGCACGCGGACTGATGGTGAAGTATGCTGCTGATAATAAGCTAACCAATGCTGAGCAGCTAAAGCAGTTTGATTTGGCGGGATATTATTACTGTGAAGCCGCTTCTGATGATAAAACGTGGACGTTTAGACGGGATGCAGCCAGTCAGTAG
- a CDS encoding proton-translocating transhydrogenase family protein, which yields MIATVLAAAPAGAAMSSTPFVAIFTVFVLAIFVGYYVVWGVTPALHTPLMAVTNALSSIVIVGAMLQTVNIDGAMFTPTSLLGAFAVFLASINIFGGFAVTERMLAMFKPKAKKAPVVTTESGGDA from the coding sequence ATGATTGCCACTGTTTTAGCTGCAGCGCCAGCCGGTGCGGCCATGAGTAGCACACCATTTGTAGCGATTTTTACCGTATTTGTGCTCGCTATTTTTGTCGGATATTACGTCGTTTGGGGCGTCACGCCTGCATTGCACACGCCATTAATGGCAGTGACCAATGCTTTATCTAGTATTGTCATCGTTGGTGCGATGCTACAGACTGTCAATATTGACGGCGCTATGTTTACCCCAACCAGTTTGCTAGGTGCGTTTGCCGTATTTTTAGCCAGCATTAACATATTTGGTGGTTTTGCCGTGACTGAGCGTATGCTTGCAATGTTTAAACCCAAAGCAAAAAAAGCCCCAGTGGTAACGACTGAAAGCGGAGGCGACGCATGA